From the genome of Streptomyces sp. NBC_01317, one region includes:
- a CDS encoding molybdopterin-dependent oxidoreductase, whose amino-acid sequence MSFGIEVNGRPFTREPRPGQCLRTYLRDSGWFGVKKGCDAGDCGACTVHVDGEPVHSCLYPAFRADGRTVTTVEGLAAEDGELHPVQRRFLDAQGFQCGFCTAGFLMTTVALDEDQRADLPRAFKGNLCRCTGYRAIEDAVRGVCHAEAPAPGEAVGRNLPAPAGPQVVTGTARYTFDVDLPGLLHMKLLRSPHAHARIVAIDTSAALRVPGVHAVLTHHDAPRRHFSTARHEHPEEDPADTRVLDDTVRHIGQRVAAVVADSEAAAEEGCRRVEVTYDVLPAVLDPEEAMRPGAPVVHDKDPATARIARPRNNVVAEAHGEIGDVEAGFAEADAVYEDTYRTQRVQHASLETHGALAWFDEDNRLNVRTSSQTPFLTRRALCALYDLPEERVRVVAGRVGGGFGGKQEMLVEDIVALAVLRLRRPVKLEYTRAEQFYGATTRHPFTVRVEVGARRDGTLTAMRLRVVSNTGAYGNHGPSVMFHSVGESLAVYRAPNKKVDAFAVYTHTVPAGAFRGYGLGQVMFAVESALDELARRLGLDPLEFKAKNIIGPGEPMVTPGGWDEDLHVASYGLDQCLGVVRRAQAETPTRAGSETGTVPDGWLTGEGTALAMIATGPPGGHLADARATLLPDGTFDLAVGTAEFGNGTTTVHRQIASGELATTVERITVRQSDTDVVRHDTGAFASTGIVVAGKATLRASRALAGLLLDFAAGHLSVPRADCRLTEEAVAHPGGRLLLKELYEAAGARGVTLGADGHFGGTPRSVAFNAQWFRLAVDPGTGEIRILRSVHAADAGTVMNPMQCRGQVEGGVAQALGATLFEDVRINERGEVETADFRRYRVPQYADIPRTEVHFMETADTIGPLGAKSMSESPFNPVAPALANALRDATGLRFTQLPLTRDRVWLALDRAGVAAPPRCDRGKPDE is encoded by the coding sequence ATGAGCTTCGGGATCGAGGTGAACGGCCGGCCGTTCACGCGCGAGCCGCGCCCCGGCCAGTGCCTGCGCACCTACCTGCGCGACAGCGGCTGGTTCGGTGTGAAGAAGGGCTGCGACGCGGGCGACTGCGGTGCCTGTACGGTCCATGTGGACGGCGAGCCCGTGCACAGCTGCCTCTACCCCGCCTTCCGCGCCGACGGCCGTACGGTCACCACCGTCGAGGGCCTGGCCGCCGAGGACGGTGAACTCCACCCCGTACAGCGGCGGTTCCTGGACGCGCAGGGTTTCCAGTGCGGCTTCTGCACAGCGGGGTTCCTGATGACGACCGTTGCCCTGGACGAAGACCAACGCGCCGACCTGCCCAGGGCGTTCAAGGGCAACCTGTGCCGCTGCACCGGTTACCGGGCCATCGAGGACGCGGTACGCGGCGTGTGCCACGCCGAGGCTCCCGCGCCCGGCGAGGCCGTGGGCCGCAACCTGCCGGCGCCCGCCGGGCCGCAGGTCGTGACGGGCACCGCCCGCTACACCTTCGACGTCGACCTGCCCGGCCTGCTCCACATGAAGCTGCTGCGCTCCCCGCACGCCCACGCCCGCATCGTGGCCATCGACACCTCCGCCGCCCTGCGCGTACCGGGCGTGCACGCCGTACTGACCCATCACGACGCTCCCCGGCGGCACTTCTCCACCGCGCGCCATGAACACCCCGAGGAGGACCCGGCCGACACGCGCGTCCTCGACGACACCGTCCGCCACATCGGCCAGCGTGTCGCGGCGGTGGTCGCGGACAGCGAGGCCGCCGCCGAGGAGGGCTGCCGCCGTGTCGAGGTGACGTACGACGTGCTGCCCGCCGTCCTCGACCCGGAGGAGGCGATGCGTCCGGGCGCACCGGTCGTCCACGACAAGGACCCGGCGACGGCCCGGATCGCCCGCCCCCGTAACAACGTCGTCGCCGAGGCACACGGCGAGATCGGCGACGTCGAGGCGGGCTTCGCCGAGGCCGACGCCGTGTACGAGGACACGTACCGCACCCAGCGCGTCCAGCACGCCAGCCTGGAGACGCACGGAGCCCTCGCCTGGTTCGACGAGGACAACCGGCTGAACGTACGCACCAGTTCGCAGACGCCCTTCCTGACGCGGCGTGCGCTGTGCGCGTTGTACGACCTCCCGGAGGAGCGGGTACGGGTGGTCGCGGGCCGGGTCGGCGGCGGCTTCGGCGGCAAGCAGGAGATGCTCGTGGAGGACATCGTGGCGCTGGCGGTGCTGCGGCTGCGCCGCCCGGTGAAGTTGGAGTACACCCGCGCCGAGCAGTTCTACGGCGCCACCACCCGCCACCCGTTCACCGTCCGCGTCGAGGTCGGCGCCCGCCGCGACGGCACGCTGACCGCGATGCGGCTGCGTGTGGTGTCCAACACGGGGGCGTACGGGAATCACGGCCCGTCGGTGATGTTCCACAGCGTCGGCGAGTCGCTGGCGGTCTACCGCGCCCCGAACAAGAAGGTCGACGCCTTCGCCGTCTACACCCACACCGTCCCGGCCGGCGCCTTTCGCGGTTACGGACTGGGCCAGGTCATGTTCGCGGTCGAGTCGGCCCTGGACGAACTCGCCCGCCGACTCGGCCTGGACCCACTGGAGTTCAAGGCGAAGAACATCATCGGGCCCGGAGAGCCGATGGTCACTCCCGGCGGCTGGGACGAGGATCTGCACGTCGCCAGCTACGGCCTCGACCAGTGCCTCGGCGTGGTGCGACGGGCGCAGGCGGAAACGCCGACCCGGGCCGGGTCCGAGACCGGGACCGTGCCGGACGGCTGGCTGACCGGCGAGGGCACCGCTCTCGCGATGATCGCCACGGGCCCTCCCGGCGGCCACCTCGCCGACGCCCGCGCCACCCTGCTGCCCGACGGCACCTTCGATCTCGCCGTCGGCACGGCCGAGTTCGGCAACGGCACCACCACCGTCCACCGGCAGATCGCCTCCGGCGAACTCGCCACCACCGTCGAACGGATCACCGTCCGGCAGTCCGACACCGACGTCGTACGCCATGACACCGGCGCCTTCGCCTCCACCGGCATCGTCGTCGCGGGAAAGGCCACGCTGCGCGCCTCCCGCGCCCTCGCCGGCCTGCTCCTCGACTTCGCCGCCGGCCACCTGTCCGTACCACGCGCCGACTGCCGGCTCACGGAGGAGGCGGTGGCCCACCCGGGTGGCCGACTGCTCCTGAAGGAGTTGTACGAGGCGGCCGGGGCGCGGGGAGTCACCCTGGGCGCCGACGGTCACTTCGGTGGCACTCCTCGCTCGGTCGCCTTCAACGCCCAGTGGTTCCGCCTCGCCGTCGACCCCGGCACCGGCGAGATCCGTATCCTGCGCAGTGTGCACGCCGCCGACGCGGGCACGGTGATGAACCCGATGCAGTGCCGGGGCCAGGTCGAGGGCGGAGTCGCCCAGGCCCTGGGCGCCACGCTCTTCGAGGACGTACGGATCAACGAACGCGGCGAGGTCGAGACCGCCGACTTCCGCCGCTACCGCGTCCCCCAGTACGCCGACATCCCGCGCACCGAGGTCCACTTCATGGAGACCGCCGACACCATCGGCCCCCTGGGCGCCAAATCGATGAGCGAAAGCCCCTTCAACCCGGTCGCCCCCGCCCTGGCCAACGCCCTCCGCGACGCGACGGGCCTCCGCTTCACCCAACTCCCCCTCACCCGCGACCGGGTGTGGCTGGCGCTGGACAGGGCGGGGGTGGCGGCACCACCACGCTGTGACCGGGGGAAACCCGACGAGTGA
- a CDS encoding phosphate ABC transporter ATP-binding protein, which produces MSKPRIRTEESNETMTTTPDLLDTLALPPVRGLTSGGPATLEASAISAWFGDHKVLDRVSLTMPAREVTALIGPSGCGKSTFLRILNRMHELIGSASLAGRVLLDGDDIYDRGRRITRARREIGMVFQKPNPFPAMTLYDNVLAGLKLNGIKAPRDGKDDLVEECLTKAGLWREVKDRLRQPGGALSGGQQQRLCIARSLAVRPRVLLMDEPCSALDPTSTRRIEETIHDLKHEVTIVIVTHNMQQAARVSDSCAFFLAEQGTPGAIVEHGPTEDMFNRPRDERTSDYVNGRFG; this is translated from the coding sequence ATGTCCAAACCCAGAATAAGAACAGAGGAGTCGAACGAGACGATGACCACCACCCCGGACCTTCTCGACACACTCGCCCTGCCGCCGGTACGGGGTCTGACCAGCGGCGGCCCCGCCACGCTGGAGGCGTCGGCGATCTCCGCGTGGTTCGGTGACCACAAGGTGCTCGACCGGGTCTCGCTGACGATGCCCGCCCGCGAGGTCACCGCCCTCATCGGCCCGTCCGGCTGCGGCAAGTCGACCTTCCTGCGGATCCTCAACCGCATGCACGAACTGATCGGTTCGGCCTCGCTCGCGGGCCGGGTGCTCCTCGACGGCGACGACATCTACGACCGGGGCCGGCGCATCACCCGCGCCCGCCGCGAGATCGGCATGGTCTTCCAGAAGCCGAACCCGTTCCCCGCGATGACCTTGTACGACAACGTCCTCGCCGGCCTGAAGCTGAACGGCATCAAGGCCCCCCGGGACGGCAAGGACGACCTGGTCGAGGAGTGCCTGACCAAGGCGGGCCTGTGGCGCGAGGTCAAGGACCGCCTCCGCCAGCCCGGCGGCGCGCTCTCCGGCGGCCAGCAGCAACGCCTGTGCATCGCACGCTCGTTGGCCGTACGCCCGCGCGTCCTGCTGATGGACGAGCCCTGCTCGGCCCTCGACCCGACCTCGACGCGCCGGATCGAGGAGACCATCCACGACCTGAAACACGAGGTGACGATCGTCATCGTCACCCACAACATGCAACAGGCGGCCCGCGTCTCCGACTCCTGCGCCTTCTTCCTCGCGGAACAGGGCACCCCGGGCGCGATCGTCGAACACGGCCCGACGGAGGACATGTTCAACCGCCCCCGCGACGAACGGACATCGGACTACGTGAACGGCCGCTTCGGCTGA
- a CDS encoding sortase encodes MTVLSPPPPLATATPQRPEPAVRARPPAKPGLALLGAILCVLAAVLLGFVASLTVVGHLQHARDQEVAYDELRKQLALGTAPVGQRTYDNKPLAMGAPVALLKIPVLGLREVVAEGTTSGVLMSGPGHRRDSVLPGQAGTSLIMGRQWGYGSPFVHLDRLPTGAVVEVTTGQGKAVYRVTGVRHPGDPLPPAIGAGEGRLTLITATGDAYTPSGLLRVDAELTGPVQPAPPRSGRIDASEEALAGDGGAWLAVFLWSQVLLAASLLTVWAHRTWGRWQTWICAVPVLAATGLSVASAATRLLPNLL; translated from the coding sequence GTGACCGTGCTGTCCCCGCCGCCGCCCCTCGCGACGGCCACACCCCAGCGACCGGAGCCCGCAGTCCGGGCCCGGCCGCCCGCCAAACCGGGGCTCGCGCTGCTGGGCGCGATCCTCTGTGTCCTGGCGGCCGTGCTGCTGGGCTTCGTCGCGAGCCTCACAGTCGTCGGGCATCTCCAGCACGCGCGCGACCAGGAGGTGGCGTACGACGAGCTGCGCAAGCAACTCGCCCTCGGGACGGCCCCGGTGGGGCAGCGGACGTACGACAACAAGCCGCTCGCGATGGGCGCGCCGGTCGCGCTGCTGAAGATCCCCGTCCTGGGCCTGCGCGAGGTGGTGGCCGAGGGCACCACCTCGGGCGTCCTGATGTCCGGGCCCGGACACCGCCGCGACTCCGTACTGCCGGGGCAGGCGGGTACCTCCCTGATCATGGGCAGGCAGTGGGGGTACGGCTCTCCGTTCGTGCATCTCGACCGGCTTCCCACCGGGGCGGTGGTCGAGGTGACGACCGGTCAGGGAAAGGCGGTGTACCGGGTGACGGGGGTACGGCACCCCGGCGACCCGCTGCCACCGGCGATCGGCGCGGGCGAGGGCCGCCTGACACTCATCACGGCGACCGGCGACGCGTACACCCCCTCCGGACTCCTGCGGGTGGACGCCGAGTTGACCGGTCCGGTACAGCCCGCCCCGCCGCGCTCCGGGCGGATCGACGCGTCGGAGGAGGCCCTCGCGGGCGACGGCGGCGCCTGGCTCGCGGTCTTCCTCTGGTCGCAGGTGCTGCTGGCCGCCTCGCTGCTCACGGTCTGGGCGCACCGGACGTGGGGCCGCTGGCAGACCTGGATCTGCGCGGTGCCCGTACTGGCCGCGACGGGTCTCTCCGTCGCGTCGGCGGCCACCCGCCTCCTCCCGAACCTGCTGTGA